In Priestia megaterium NBRC 15308 = ATCC 14581, the following proteins share a genomic window:
- a CDS encoding PTS galactitol transporter subunit IIC, whose translation MDKLLSGVQAVLNLGPTVILPIAIFILGLLFKTGAKKAFKSGITIGIGFVGINLVIDLLVKNLGPAAQAMVERFGLNLTVIDTGWPSAAAISWASPVAAILIPVCLFVNIILLLLKLTKTLDIDIWNYWHFIAAGATGYVVTGSWWFAILCTVLYEIAVLFVADKTAPMVQKFYGLEGISLPTGSTAAFGPIGILVGMGVSRIPGIKRLNADPESIQKRFGIFGEPMMMGLILGCVIGILAGYDLGKVFQVGISMGAVMLLMPRMVKILMEGLIPISEAARSFLQKRYGDREIYIGLDAALAVGHPSVMATALLLVPITLLLAVILPGNKVLPFGDLATIPFYVAFVVGSLRGNIIHSLISGTVMVALSLYMATNFADVHTQMLSGAQFSMPEGATQISSLDMGGNLFNWLILKFSQLWASIF comes from the coding sequence ATGGATAAACTTCTATCAGGTGTGCAAGCAGTATTAAATCTAGGACCTACAGTTATTTTACCAATTGCCATTTTTATCTTAGGCCTGTTATTTAAAACAGGTGCAAAAAAAGCGTTTAAATCCGGAATTACAATAGGAATCGGTTTTGTCGGGATCAACTTAGTTATTGATTTACTTGTAAAAAACTTAGGACCAGCAGCACAAGCAATGGTTGAACGATTTGGTCTAAACCTAACTGTTATTGATACAGGATGGCCTTCTGCCGCTGCAATATCTTGGGCATCTCCCGTTGCAGCTATACTAATTCCTGTTTGCTTGTTTGTAAATATTATTTTGCTTTTATTAAAACTGACTAAGACGCTTGATATTGATATTTGGAACTACTGGCACTTTATCGCTGCTGGTGCAACAGGATACGTTGTCACAGGAAGCTGGTGGTTTGCAATATTGTGTACCGTTCTGTATGAAATTGCTGTTTTATTTGTAGCAGATAAGACGGCGCCAATGGTTCAAAAATTTTACGGGTTAGAAGGAATTTCTCTTCCTACAGGCTCTACAGCTGCGTTTGGACCAATTGGTATTTTGGTAGGTATGGGTGTATCAAGGATTCCAGGGATTAAAAGGTTGAATGCAGATCCCGAATCTATTCAAAAACGTTTTGGTATTTTCGGTGAACCAATGATGATGGGGTTAATCTTAGGGTGTGTAATTGGTATATTAGCAGGCTATGATCTTGGTAAAGTTTTTCAAGTAGGTATTTCAATGGGAGCGGTTATGCTTTTGATGCCTAGAATGGTTAAAATCTTAATGGAAGGACTTATTCCAATTTCTGAAGCAGCTCGTTCTTTTCTTCAAAAACGATATGGTGATCGTGAAATATATATTGGATTAGATGCCGCTCTTGCAGTAGGACATCCATCCGTTATGGCTACAGCATTGTTACTTGTCCCCATTACATTACTTTTAGCTGTCATTCTGCCTGGGAATAAAGTGTTGCCTTTTGGGGATTTGGCTACCATTCCTTTCTATGTAGCTTTTGTTGTGGGCTCATTAAGAGGAAATATTATACACTCTCTTATTTCGGGCACCGTTATGGTAGCGCTATCACTTTATATGGCAACGAATTTCGCAGATGTGCATACGCAAATGTTATCAGGAGCCCAGTTTTCTATGCCGGAAGGTGCAACACAAATTTCAAGTTTAGACATGGGAGGAAACTTATTTAACTGGCTTATTCTTAAGTTCTCTCAGCTGTGGGCTTCTATTTTTTAA
- a CDS encoding BglG family transcription antiterminator, with protein MHLDERSNLILKRVVSNPGISNAELERKYHLSRRQISYSFTKINDWLKSNNYPKIQRTNGGKFIIDPLLMELFAEKVEHSAGSYIPSEKERAQLVLLMLLGSEEELSLLHFSSSLSVSKNTVLRDMKYTQKIVNGYHLEIIYSRMHGYDIVGSEWNKRKLLIEVLRTVYDMYQGETYIQAYTGISREEIQRLKEQMEKVEKRLALQFIDQKIKLLPYTIAILLKRIKKGNLIKDSYHIDYEELSDTKEFEAAEILIEDAACIPKEERLFITLQLLTSNVLSSQFLREEETLELKSSLKNSLALFEKKACITFKEKEKLLQKLVLHMKPAYYRIKYQLTTNYSIIEKVSEEFEAIHYIVKDSLKPFETYIGCSIPESEVMFITVFIGGHLINSGETIQLKKRAVVVCPNGVSISHLMEHTLRDLFPEFYFYEALSIREFEQSKAEFDMVFSPVTVQTSKHLFIVEQFISDFQKLQLRQRVIQTIFGLNTSVVNIEQLISVIEKYAKVEQKSQLQKALQDYFSLQILNETSENQEYSLADLITPETIVLRDQVESWKEAISIAAAPLLHKGVITEAYIDKMQEQYPSMSPHIVLRLNVAIPHASPEDGVQAVGMSLLKLKEGLLCGEQKVHFIVVIAAIDKKKHLNAMLQLMKLAEMNGVINEMKQLNEKYKIYEIIKTHSI; from the coding sequence ATGCATCTAGATGAAAGGAGCAATTTAATTTTAAAACGAGTGGTTAGTAATCCAGGTATTTCCAATGCAGAATTAGAGAGAAAGTATCATCTTTCACGGAGGCAGATTAGCTACAGCTTTACAAAAATTAATGACTGGTTAAAGAGTAATAACTACCCAAAAATTCAGCGAACGAACGGGGGGAAATTTATTATTGATCCTCTTCTAATGGAACTGTTTGCTGAAAAAGTCGAACACTCTGCTGGAAGTTATATTCCGTCTGAAAAAGAAAGAGCTCAATTGGTTTTGCTTATGCTATTAGGCAGCGAAGAAGAATTATCTTTACTTCATTTCTCCAGCTCGCTATCAGTGAGTAAGAATACAGTATTAAGAGATATGAAATATACACAGAAAATTGTAAATGGTTATCATCTTGAAATTATTTATTCGCGAATGCATGGATACGACATCGTAGGAAGTGAGTGGAATAAAAGGAAGCTGCTTATTGAAGTACTGCGGACCGTATATGACATGTATCAAGGCGAGACGTATATTCAGGCATATACAGGAATTTCAAGAGAAGAAATTCAGAGATTAAAAGAGCAAATGGAAAAAGTAGAAAAGCGTTTAGCACTTCAATTTATCGATCAAAAAATAAAACTTCTTCCATATACAATAGCCATTTTGTTAAAACGAATTAAAAAAGGAAACTTAATTAAAGATTCTTATCATATCGACTATGAAGAACTATCGGATACAAAAGAGTTTGAAGCTGCCGAAATTTTAATTGAAGATGCTGCTTGTATCCCAAAGGAAGAACGTTTATTTATTACATTACAATTGCTTACTTCTAACGTTCTATCCTCCCAATTTTTAAGAGAGGAAGAAACTCTTGAATTAAAATCTTCATTAAAAAACAGCCTTGCGTTATTTGAGAAAAAAGCATGTATTACTTTTAAAGAAAAAGAGAAGCTGCTTCAAAAATTAGTGCTGCATATGAAACCAGCTTACTACCGCATTAAATATCAGCTAACTACTAACTATTCAATAATTGAAAAAGTTAGTGAAGAGTTCGAAGCCATTCACTACATTGTAAAGGACTCATTAAAGCCTTTTGAAACTTATATTGGCTGCTCTATTCCTGAAAGCGAAGTGATGTTTATTACCGTTTTTATTGGCGGACATTTAATTAACAGTGGCGAAACGATACAGCTGAAAAAGCGAGCGGTTGTTGTTTGTCCTAACGGGGTATCCATTTCACATTTGATGGAGCACACGCTGCGTGATCTATTTCCAGAGTTTTATTTCTACGAAGCTCTTTCAATTCGAGAATTTGAGCAATCAAAAGCAGAATTTGATATGGTATTTTCTCCTGTTACTGTTCAGACTTCTAAGCATTTATTTATTGTGGAACAATTTATTTCCGATTTTCAAAAGCTGCAGCTTCGGCAGCGAGTCATTCAAACCATATTCGGTTTAAATACATCCGTAGTAAACATTGAACAGTTAATAAGTGTCATTGAAAAATACGCAAAAGTTGAGCAGAAGTCTCAACTTCAAAAAGCATTGCAAGACTATTTTTCTCTCCAAATATTAAACGAAACAAGTGAAAATCAAGAATACAGTTTAGCAGATTTAATTACACCCGAAACAATTGTGCTGCGCGATCAAGTGGAAAGCTGGAAGGAAGCTATTTCAATAGCCGCTGCCCCGCTTTTACATAAAGGTGTTATTACTGAAGCTTATATTGATAAAATGCAGGAACAATATCCGTCTATGTCTCCACATATTGTACTAAGACTTAATGTTGCCATACCTCACGCAAGCCCTGAGGACGGTGTTCAAGCAGTAGGCATGAGCTTACTTAAGTTAAAAGAAGGCTTATTATGCGGAGAGCAAAAAGTTCATTTTATTGTTGTTATCGCAGCTATTGATAAAAAGAAACATTTAAACGCTATGCTGCAGCTGATGAAGTTAGCGGAAATGAACGGGGTAATAAATGAGATGAAACAGCTAAATGAAAAATACAAAATCTATGAAATAATTAAAACGCACTCTATCTAA
- a CDS encoding PTS sugar transporter subunit IIB, translating to MKKYTVLVACGAGIATSTVVCERVENLLKDNGINAEVVQCKIAEVASRQEGADLIVSTTILPTTYSIPALSATSYITGIGMEALDQKILTHLQA from the coding sequence ATGAAAAAATATACGGTATTAGTAGCGTGCGGAGCAGGAATTGCAACATCAACAGTGGTGTGTGAACGAGTGGAAAATCTATTAAAAGACAACGGCATTAACGCGGAAGTTGTGCAGTGTAAAATTGCGGAAGTAGCTTCTCGCCAAGAAGGAGCGGATTTAATTGTATCAACAACGATTTTACCCACAACGTACAGCATCCCGGCATTAAGCGCAACCTCCTATATCACGGGAATTGGCATGGAAGCACTGGACCAAAAAATTCTGACGCATTTACAGGCATAG
- a CDS encoding PTS sugar transporter subunit IIB: MKKYTVLVACGAGIATSTVVCERVENLLKDNGINAEVVQCKIAEVASRQEGADLIVSTTILPTTYSIPALSATSYLTGIGMEAVDQKIIDALNKPVAN, from the coding sequence ATGAAAAAGTATACGGTATTAGTAGCGTGCGGAGCGGGAATTGCAACATCAACAGTGGTGTGTGAACGAGTGGAAAATCTATTAAAAGACAACGGCATTAACGCGGAAGTTGTGCAGTGTAAAATTGCCGAAGTAGCTTCTCGCCAAGAAGGAGCAGATTTAATTGTATCGACAACGATTTTACCCACAACGTACAGCATCCCGGCATTAAGCGCAACCTCCTATCTCACAGGGATTGGCATGGAAGCAGTGGACCAAAAAATAATAGATGCCTTAAATAAACCAGTTGCAAATTGA
- a CDS encoding PTS sugar transporter subunit IIA, with amino-acid sequence MTLQPFLKEELLKLNSVCKDQADIFEMVYKEAFGKGYVSENFLAKIKEREASFPTGLQIGDYSVAIPHTDPEHVFEQFISVVTLQKPVSFYLMDDNTKKVDVRIVLLLGLNQPHTQLTVLQELMQTIQDQQKIEQLLQAENQRNVQAIFNGVEKISTKGEK; translated from the coding sequence GTGACATTACAGCCTTTTTTAAAAGAAGAGTTACTGAAGTTAAATAGTGTATGTAAAGACCAAGCCGATATCTTTGAAATGGTGTACAAAGAGGCATTTGGCAAAGGGTATGTCAGTGAAAACTTTCTAGCAAAAATCAAAGAAAGAGAAGCATCTTTTCCGACAGGCCTCCAAATAGGCGATTACAGTGTAGCAATTCCTCATACAGATCCAGAGCACGTTTTTGAACAATTTATTAGTGTGGTTACCTTACAAAAACCTGTATCATTTTATTTAATGGATGATAATACAAAAAAAGTGGATGTGCGCATTGTGCTTCTATTAGGTTTAAACCAGCCTCACACCCAGTTAACAGTACTTCAGGAGCTGATGCAAACAATTCAAGATCAGCAAAAAATAGAGCAATTATTACAGGCTGAAAATCAAAGGAATGTTCAAGCTATTTTTAATGGAGTTGAAAAAATTAGTACAAAAGGGGAGAAGTAA
- a CDS encoding NAD(P)H-dependent oxidoreductase, with product MKNVLIINGHEYYKKSKGELNQTIFNEIQHLLTDQFDIKTTVVDKGYEVEEEIEKWLWADVVIMQTPIYWFSIPGKFKQYIDRVYMDNIFFKGSNQYGRGGLLTGKKYMFSLTWNAPEAIFDNDEAFYEGKSLDEAIMHLHKMNQYVGMSPLPTYSIHDVVKHPNIDHYKHKLKNHVAEVFGIGEHQ from the coding sequence ATGAAAAACGTATTAATCATTAATGGACACGAGTATTATAAAAAGTCAAAAGGAGAGTTAAATCAGACGATTTTTAACGAAATACAGCATTTACTCACTGATCAATTTGACATTAAAACAACGGTGGTTGATAAAGGCTACGAAGTAGAAGAAGAAATTGAAAAGTGGCTATGGGCTGATGTTGTGATTATGCAGACGCCTATTTACTGGTTCAGCATTCCCGGAAAGTTTAAGCAATATATTGATCGCGTGTATATGGATAACATTTTCTTTAAAGGTTCAAATCAATACGGGCGAGGGGGCTTATTAACAGGGAAAAAATACATGTTTTCTCTCACATGGAATGCACCGGAAGCTATTTTCGACAATGACGAAGCTTTCTATGAAGGAAAAAGTTTAGACGAAGCCATTATGCATTTGCATAAAATGAATCAGTACGTCGGTATGAGTCCACTTCCAACTTACTCTATTCATGATGTAGTTAAACATCCAAACATTGATCACTACAAGCATAAATTAAAAAATCACGTAGCAGAAGTATTTGGAATAGGAGAGCATCAATAA